CCGAGGCCGCGCCCTCGGGCTGCTACGACGCCCTGACCCAAGCCGACATCGCTCTCTGGCAGCCGGAGGAGGCTGTCGCGCTGATCTTCTCCAACGCGGCCCTGCAATGGCTGCCGGATCACGCCGCGCTGATGCCCCGGCTGGCGACGTTTCTGCCGCCGGGGGGCGTGCTCGCCGTGCAGATGCCCCGGCAATACGGCGCGCCCTCGCACCGGTTCCTGCGCGACATCGCCGCCGGCATGTTCCCCGACCGGTTCGAGCCCGAGGATGCGCCTCCGGTCGCCCCGGCCCAGCACTACTGGCAGCAGCTTGCCCCCTTCGGCGAGGTGCAGGCCTGGGAGACCGAATATGTGCAGCACCTCGAGGCCTGGGCCGACGGCCATCCCGTCCGGCGCTTCACCGAGTCGACCGCGATGCGGCCGTTCCTTGCGCGGCTGACCGACGAAGAGGCCCGTGCCTTCATCGGAGCCTATGATTCCTGCCTCGCAGCCGCCTATCCGCTGCTTCCCGATGGCGGCACGCTGTTCCCGTTCCGCCGCTGCTTCTTCGTGCTGACATGCCGGCCCTGATCCCCACGGGCTTCACCGGCCGGATCACCTGGCTTGGCCTGGTGGTCGACCGCGCGGCGGCGCTGGAGGCGCGTGCCGTGACCGAACTCGCCCTTGGCTTCGGCGGGCCCGAAGGCGAGGCGCATGGCGGTCTTACCCGGCCGTCCTGCTCGCGCGTGACGGCGCAGTATCGGCGCGGCACCACGATCCGCAACACCCGCCAGGTCTCGATCCTCTCTGCCGAGGAGCTTGCGGTCATCGCCGCGGGGATGGGCCTTGCCGCGCTCGATCCCGCCCTTGTGGGTGCGACGATGGTGATCGAGGGCATCCCCGACTTCTCGCTCGTCCCGCCCTCGTCACGGTTGCAGGCCGAGGGCGGTGCGACGCTGGTGGTGGACATGCGCAACCGGCCCTGCACGCTTCCGGCAAAGCCCATCGAGGCGGTCCATCCCGGCGCGGGCGCAAGGTTCAAGCCGGCCGCGGTCGGGCGCCGCGGCGTCACCGCCTGGGTCGAGGCCGAAGGGGTGCTTCGGCTGGGCGCGGCCGTCCGCCTTCATATTCCGGAGCAGCCGGCCTGGCCGCATCTCGGGGCGGCCCGCACCAAGGGATGAGTGAATTCTGCTGGCCTGACGGGTCTTCCGCTTGCTAGCCAAGGGAAGAGGAAGGGGAGGCTTCATGACCACGGACATCGAGATCGCGCGTTCCGCCTGCAAGAAACCGATCCAGGAGATCGGCGCCCGGCTGGGCATCCCGGCCGGGGATCTGATCCCCTATGGCCACGACAAGGCCAAGGTCTCGCAGGGCTTCATCCGCAGCCTGAAGGACCGGCCCGACGGCCGGCTGATCCTCGTCACCGCGATCAACCCGACGCCCGCAGGCGAGGGCAAGACCACCACGACGGTCGGCCTCGGCGACGGGCTGAACCGGATCGGCAAGCGCGCGATCACCTGCATCCGCGAGGCCTCGCTGGGGCCCAACTTCGGCATGAAGGGCGGCGCGGCGGGCGGAGGCCGCTCGCAGGTTATCCCGATGGAGGACATGAACCTCCACTTCACCGGCGATTTCCACGCGATCACCTCGGCGCACAATCTGCTGGCCGCGATGATCGACAACCACATCTACTGGGGCAACGAACTGGGCCTCGATGCCCGCCGCATCACCTGGCGGCGGGTGATGGACATGAACGACCGCGCGCTGCGCGACATCGTGGTGAACCTCGGCGGCGTAGCGAACGGCTTTCCGCGCCAGACCGGCTTCGACATCACCGTGGCGTCGGAGGTCATGGCAATCCTCTGCCTCGCCGAGGATCTGGAGGATCTGGAGCGGCGGCTGGGCGGCATCGTCATAGGCTATCGCCGCGACCGCACGCCGGTCTTCTGCCGCGACCTGAAGGCCGATGGCGCGATGGCGGTGCTTCTGAAGGACGCGATGCAGCCGAACCTCGTCCAGACCGTCGAGAACAACCCGGCCTTCGTCCACGGCGGACCCTTCGCCAACATCGCGCATGGCTGCAATTCGGTGATCGCCACGCGCACCGCGCTGAAGCTGGCTGATTACGTGGTGACCGAGGCGGGCTTCGGTGCGGATCTGGGAGCCGAGAAGTTCTTCAACATCAAATGCCGCATCGCCGGGCTGAAGCCCGCGGCGGCCGTGGTGGTCGCCACGATCCGGGCGCTGAAGATGAACGGCGGCGTGGCGAAGGAGGATCTGGGCCGCGAGGATGTGGCGGCGGTCCGGCACGGCTGCCCGAACCTCGGGCGGCACATCTCGAACGTGAAGGGCTTCGGCGTGCCGGTCGTCGTGGCGATCAACCACTTCACCACCGATACCGAGGCCGAGATCGCGGCGGTCCGCGCCTACGTTGCGGCGCAGGGGGCAGAAGCGATCGTCTGCCGGCACTGGGCGGAAGGATCGGCCGGCATCGAGGATCTGGCGCACAAGGTGGTGCAACTCGCGGAGACGCCGTCGATGTTCGCGCCGCTCTATCCCGACGACATGCCGCTTTTCGAGAAGATGGAGACCGTCGCAAGGCGCATCTATCACGCACATGACGTGATTGCCGATCACACCATCCGCGACGAGTTGCGGGCGTGGGAGAAGGCCGGATACGGGGCGCTGCCGGTATGCATGGCGAAGACTCAGTACAGCTTCACCACCGATGCCGCGATCCGGGGCGCGCCCGAGGGGCATTCGGTCCCGGTGCGCGAGGTGCGGCTGTCCGCAGGGGCGGGCTTCGTGGTGGCGATCTGCGGCGAGATCCGCACCATGCCGGGCCTTCCACGCCAGCCTTCGGCCGAGGTGATCCGGCTGAACGGCGACGGACTGATCGAGGGGCTGTTCTAGGCGGTCGTTTCGCCCCCTTGACCTTGAATGGCCGGTGTCTGAAACGGGGACCGGACCCAGAAGCGAGGACCAAGGTGCGAGACCCGGAAGATTGCCACTCGATGGAAGACGTGCGCGCGATGATCGACGCGTTGGATGCGCAGCTCGTCGAGGCGCTGGCCCGCCGGGCCGGCTACATCGATCGCGCGGCCGAAATCAAGACGGTGGAGGGCCTGCCCGCGCGCATCGACGTGCGGGTCGAGGAGGTCGTGCGCAACGTGCGCGTCCGGGCGATGGCCGAGGGCCTCGACCCCGCCCTGATCGAGACGCTCTGGCGGATCCTGATCGACTGGTCGATCGCCCGCGAGGAAGAGGTTCTGGGGCCAGACGCCCCGAGGGAGGGGACGACGGAATGACGGCGAAGCGGATCGACGGCAAGGTCTTCGCGGCGAATGTGCGCGCGCAGGTGGCAGACCATGTGGCGCGGCTGAAGGCCGATCACGGCCTCACCCCGGGCCTTGCGGTCGTCCTCGTGGGCGAGGATCCGGCGAGCCAGGTCTATGTCGGCGCCAAGGGCAAGCAGACGGTCGAGGTCGGCATGGCCTCTTTCGAACATCGCCTGCCCGCCGACACCTCCGAGGCCGAGTTGCTGGCGCTGATCGACCGTCTGAACCGCGATCCGCAGGTTCACGGCATTCTCGTGCAGTTGCCGCTGCCGCCTCACCTTAACTCGGATCTGGTGATCAACGCGCTCGATCCGGCGAAGGACGTCGACGGCTTTCACATCTCGAACGTGGGGCGGCTCGGCACGGGGCAGAAGAGCATGGTGCCCTGCACGCCGCTCGGCTGCCTGATGATGCTGCGCGACCATCTGGGCAAGCTTTCCGGGCTGAACGCGGTGGTGGTCGGCCGGTCGAACATCGTCGGCAAGCCGATGGCGCAGCTGCTGCTGGGTGACAGCTGCACCGTCACCATCGCCCATTCGCGCACGAAGGATCTGGCGGCGGTCTGCCGCGGCGCCGACATCCTCGTGGCGGCGGTGGGGCGGCCCGAGATGATCACCGGCGACTACGTGAAGCCCGGCGCCACCGTCATCGACGTGGGCATCAACCGCATCGAGCGGGACGGCAAGACGAAGCTGGTGGGCGATGTCGAGTTTGCCTCGGCCTCGGAGGTCGCGGGCGCGATCACGCCGGTTCCGGGCGGGGTGGGGCCGATGACCATCGCCTGCCTGCTGGCCAACACCCTGACCGCCTGCTGTCGGGCGAACGGCCTGCCCGAGCCTCAGGGCCTGACCGCCTGATACGCGCGGAGCCTGCGTCACACGGCGGAGTTGAAAGGCCGCAGCCGGGCCTGTAGCCAAGGACCATTGGTTCAGGTCTTGGCGGAGGTTCATTTGTCCTTCTCGCGCCGTTATGCCGATTGTCTTTCTGACCCGCTGCCGTGGCTGACATGGGCAGTGCTTTCGACCGGACTGGCCGTCTCGGGGCCGTTCGGCAGCTACCAGCATTATCCCTTGCCCGAGCGGTTCCTGTTCTGGAGCGCGCTCGTCGCCCTGACCCTGACCCTCGGCCTTGCGCTTCGGATCTGGTTCGCGACGGCGGGCCTGCGCGAGTTGAAGCGCGGCGTCGGCCTCGCTCTGGCGGTCGCCGTCCTGCTGACGCTGCCGCTCTGGTGGCTGATGCGGCTTGCGCTGGGCGACGCACTCGCGCCAACTGTGGCCGAGGTCGCCCCCGCGCTGTTCTGCGCCGGGCTGGGACTGTCGGCGATCCGGCTGGGCCCGGCGAGCCCGGTCGCCAGCGGAGAGGCGCGCCTGCTGTACCGGATGGAGCCCGCGGCGCGGGGTGAACTGATCTCGATCACCGTGCGCGATCACTACGTCGACATCGTGACCAGCGCGGGCCCCTCGAGCCTGCTGATGCGGTTCTCGGACGCCATGGACGAGACGGAGGGCGTGCCCGGCGCGCAGGTGCATCGCTCGCACTGGGTGGCTTGGTCGGCGGTGACGGGAGTGGAGCGCGAGCCGGGCAAGCTGTTCCTCGTCCTGAAGGACGGCAGCCGGATCCCGGTCAGCCGCGCTCACCGTGCGAAGGTCGAGGAGCGCGGCCTGATCTGAGGCGCCATGCGCGGCATCGGCACGGGCAGCGCCCGGTGTCCGGTCAGGATCGCCAGCGCCCCCGGCCGCATCAGGGCGACAAGCGCCGGGTCGTGGCACCAGAGCCCGCCGGTATAGGCACCATAGGCCGGCAGGATCAGTCGGGACCCATCCAGCAGGAAGCAGGGACGGGCCTTGCCGGCCAGCGCGCATTTCGGGTGGTAGTGGCCGGAAACCTCGGCCTCGCCCGAAGCGATGTGGCGGAAGCTGAGCGCGCCCAGGGTGACCTCGGCCCGGTAGGTTCCGCCGCAATCCACGGGCGCGGGGTCGTGGTTACCGAGGATCCAGGTCCAGTCCCTCCCTGCCATCAGGCGGCGCAGCCAGAGCCGTTCGTCCTCGGGCAGCGCCTCCGCCGCCGCGCCATCGTCGAAGGAGTCGCCGAGGCACAGCACGGCGCCCGCACCCGTCGCCTCCAGATCGGCGTCGAGCCGCGTGAGCGTGGCGCGTGTCTCGTAGGGCGGCAGCAGCGTGCCCCCGCGCCGCGCCAGACGCTCGGACTTGCCGAGATGCAGGTCGGACACGCAGAGCAGCCGTTCCCCGGGCCACCAGAGCGCGCCCGAGGGCAGCGCCACCAGCGCCGCGCCGGCAAGGGTGAAGGAATGGCCGTTCATGGCCCGTTCCTGTCCGATCCGTCCGGCTTACGCAAGTCCCGCGGCGGCCATCAAGGCGGCCGCCTGTTCCTCCATCAGCCGGTGGCGGCCGGCCCCCTCGACCGGAACGCGCCCCATCTCGAGGAAGAGCGGCGCGGCCAAGGGCGTCACGCGCGACAGCCGGCGGCAGTCGATCCGGCTGCCGATCCGCGCCAGCATCTCCTCGATGCGGCCGAAGTCCACCAGACCGCGCTCGGCCTCCTCGCGGGTGATCTTCAGCAGCAGGTGGCCGGGATCGTGGCGCATCAGCGTGTCGTAAAGGATATCCGAGGAGAACGTCGCCTGCTTGCCGGTCCGCCTGCGGCCCATGTGCGTGCGCTCGATCAGCCCGGCGATGATGGCCGAGTTGCGGAACGTCCGCTTCATCACCGCATTGCCGGCAAGCCAGCCCTCCAGCCCCTCGCGCAGGCGCGCGGGGTCGAACAGCGGTGCAGGGTCCGTCACCGCATCCAGCCCCCAGATCAGCGTGGCATAGTCGGTGGCCACGAAGCCGAGCGGGGCAAGGCGTTCCTCCTCCATCCGCTTGGTGAGCAGGAGGCCGAGGGTCTGCTGCGCGTTCCGTCCGGCAAAGCCGTAGATGCACAGATGCTCGCGCCCGTCATGCGGAAAGCTTTCGACCAGCAGGCGGTCGCGGTCGGGGAGGCACGAGACCTCTCGCTGCAGGGCCAGCCAGTCGGCGGTGTGGCGCGGCAGGCCCGGCCAGTCCGGTTGTTGGAAAAGCTCAAGGATCCGGTGGGTAAGCAGGGTGGAGGTGGCGAATTTCGTTCCATTGAAGGTGGCCACCCGTGGATCGCGGCCGGGGTTGCGTGTGACCTCCACCGTCATTTCGTGCAGGCCCTCGTAGCGCACGACCTGACCGGCCATCAGGAAGGTGTCGCCGGGGGTGAGGGTGGCGGCGAAGCCTTCCTCGATCTCGCCCAGCGGAGCGCCGCCGCGGCCGCGCATCCGGACCTTCAGCACTTCGGTGTCGATGATGGTGCCGATGTTCATCCGGATCACCTGCGCCGTGCGCGGGTCGCGCAGTTGCCACCGCCCGTCGCGCAGCATGATCCGCTGCCAGCGGTCATAGGCGCGCAGCGCATAGCCACCCGTCGCCACGAAGTCGATGCAGGCGTCGAAGTCGGGGCGGGAGAGGCCGGCATAGGGGCTGGCGCTCGTCACCTCGGCGAAGAGGGCGTCCGCGTCGAACGGCCCGGCGGCGGCGGTGATCAGGATGTGCTGGCAGAGCACGTCGCGCGGTCCCGCCCCACGCGGTTCGCCGTCGAGCGTGTGGTCGCGCACGGCTTCCAGCGCGGCAAGGCATTCCACCACCTCGAAACGGTTGGCCGGCACCAGAAGCGCCTTGGAGGGCGCGTTGTAGCGGTGGTTCGCCCGACCGATGCGCTGGACGAGGCGCTTCACGTTCTTCGGCGCGCCCACCAGGATAACCAGATCGACGTCGCCCCAGTCGATGCCCAGATCGAGCGAGCCGGTGCAGACGATGGCGCGCAGCTCGCCCGCCACCATCGCCGCCTCGACCCGCTCGCGCTGTTCGCGCGACAGCGAGCCGTGGTGGATGCCGATGGGCAGGTCGTCCTCGTTCGCCAACCAGAGCGCGTGGAAGAACAGTTCCGCCTGTGCGCGGGTGTTGTGGAAGACAAGGGTGGTGCGGTGGCGGCGGATCTCGGCCAGCACCTCGGGGATGGCGTGGCGCCCGCCGCCGCCGGCCCAGGGCGGCGGGGCCTCGGTTTCCAGCATGGCGATGTCGGGATCTGGGCCGGGATCGGCCTCCAGCACCGCGCAGGGGCCGGGATGGCAGGCGAGGAACCGGGCGAGCGCGGGAGGATCCTCGACCGTGGCCGAGAGGCCCACGCGGCGCATGCCCGGCGCAAGGCGCTGGAGCCGGGCGAGGCACAGCATCAGCTGATCGCCCCGCTTCGACTCGGCCAGCGCGTGGATCTCGTCCACGATCACCCGCTTCAGGCCGGCGAAGATCCGCGGCGCATCCTCGTAGGACAGGAGCAGCGCGAGGCTTTCGGGCGTGGTCAGCAGGATGTGCGGCGGATCGGCGCGCTGGCGGCGGCGCGTGTGGCTGCCGGTGTCGCCGGTGCGGTCTTCGACCCGGATCGCGAGGCCCGTACCCTCGATCGGCGCGCGCAGGTTGCGGCGGATGTCGGCTGTCAGCGCCTTCAGCGGCGAAATGTAGAGCGTGTGCAAGCCCGGCGGTGGCTTCTGGCCGAGTTCGGCCAGCGTCGGCAGGAATCCTGCAAGCGTCTTGCCCCCGCCGGTGGGTGCGACCAGCAGCAGCGCCGGCTCCTCCGCACGGCGCAGCATCGCCTCCTGATGCGGATGGAGCGCCCATCCGCGCGAGGCGAACCAGTGCTCGAGGGGGGGCGGCAGGCGGGTCATCGGGCAAGGATAGGGCGCCCCCGGCAGTCGGGAAAGGGGCGGAATCCCCTTGCCCTCGGGTCGGGGCGGACCTAACCCTGCCGCATGAAGCTTCTCTTTCTTGGCGATGTGATGGGGCGCGCGGGACGCTCGGTGGTGGCGGAACGGCTGCCCGGGCTGCGCGCGGACTGGGGTCTCGATTTCGTCGTGGTGAACGGCGAGAACGCGTCGAGTGGCGCGGGGCTGACGGCCGACCACGCCAGGAAGCTGCTGGCGTCGGGCGCGGATTGCGTGACGCTGGGCGATCATGCCTTCGACCAGAAGGAGATGCTGCAATTCATCGAGACCGAACCGCGGATCGTCCGGCCGCTGAACTATGCCCGCAGCGCGCCGGGCAAGGGCGCGCGCGTCTTCAGCGTCGGCGGCCGAAAGGTGGTCGTGGTGCAGGCGCTGGGGCAGGTCTTCATGAAACGGCCCTTCGACGATCCGTTCTCGGCGGTGGACGGCGTGCTGAAGGGCTCGCCCCTTGGCGGGGCGGCGCAGGCCATCATCGTGGACATGCATTGCGAGGCCACGAGCGAGAAGATGGCGATGGGCCACTGGTGCGACGGACGGGCTAGCCTCGTCGTGGGCACCCACACGCACATTCCGACCGCCGATGCGCAGATCCTGAACGGCGGCACCGCCTATCTGACCGATGCCGGCATGTGCGGCGACTACGATTCGGTCATCGGCATGGAGAAGACCGAGCCTTTGCGCCGCTTCATCACCCAGATGCCCAAGGGCCGGTTCGAGCCGGCCTCGGGCCCGGCCACGCTGTCGGGCGTCTATGTCGAGACGGACGACCGGGCCGGCCTTGCCCTGCGCGTGGTTCCGGTGCGCGTGGGCGGACGCCTGCAGGAATCGCGCCCCTGAGGCGGCGGAACGCCGTTCCGGCCCGGGGCGGGAATCCGGACACCCGTTCCCCGTGACGGCGCCGCCGGCGCGACCGGCCGCTTTGATTGTCGGCCGCCGCGGCGTATCAATCCGCGAAACCTCGTCGGGAGAGATGATGTTCGGGCTGGAACTGCCGGATCCTCTGCAGGCCCAAGCGGCGCTTGCCATCGTTGCGGGAATGCTTGTCCTGTTCGTCCGCGAGACCTTCCCGGTCGAGGTCACGGCCGTCGCCGGGGCAGCGCTGATGCTGGCGCTGGGCATCCTGCCGCAGGACGATGCGCTGGACGTGCTGTCCAATCCCGCGCCCTGGACCATCGCGGGGCTCTTCATCCTCGCGGGGGCGCTGGTCCGGACGGGCACGCTGGACTGGGTGACGCAACTGGCCATCCGCCACGTGTCGGAAAGGCCGGTGCGCACGCTGGCGATCATGTCGGTGACCGTTCTGGGCATGTCCGCCTTCATCAACAACACCCCCGTCGTGGTGGTGATGATCCCGGTCTTCATGCAGATCGCCCGCGAGATGAAGGTGGCCCCGTCGAAGATCATGATCCCGCTCAGCTACCTGTCGATCTTCGGGGGCACGATCACGCTCATCGGCACGTCGACGAACCTTCTGGTCGATGGCGTGGCGCAGGAATCCGGGCTGGAGGCGTTCTCGATCTTCGAGATCACGCCGCTCGGGCTGATCATGGCGGCGCTGGGCGTCGGCTACCTGTGGCTCTTCGCCGGCCGGCTGCTGCCCGACCGCGACAGCCTGGGCATGATGCTGACCGACCGCAGCCGGATGAAGTTCTTCACCGAGGTGGCGGTGCCGGAAGGCTCGGCGCTGATCGGCCGCCGGGTCGAGGATGTGGACCTGTTCAGGCGCGAGAGCCTGCGCGTGATCGACGTGCTGCGCGGCGACGCGTCGTTGCGCCGGAACCTCGCCGAGGTCACGCTGGAGGCCGGTGACCGCATCGTGCTGCGCACCCCGATGTCGGAGGTGCTGAGCCTGCAGGCGAGCCGCGAGGTGCGGCTGGTGGACAAGCTGTCCTCGGTCCAGACCAACGTGGTCGAGGTGCTGATCACGCCCGGCTGCTTCATGGTCGGCCGGTCGCTGGGGGCGATGCGGCTCAGGCGGCGCTACGGCGTCTATGTGCTGGCCGTGCACCGCCGCAACCAGAACATCGGGCGCCAGCTGGACGACCTGGTGGTGCAGGTGGGCGACACGCTGCTGCTGGAAGGGGCGTCGGCGGATATCGAGCGGCTGGCCTCGGACATGCAGGTGGTCGATATCGCCAGACCCTCCGAACGGGCCTATCGCCGCGACCGCGCGCCGATCGTGCTGGGCGTCCTTGCGGCGGTCGTCGTGCTCTCGGCGCTTGACATTGCCCCGATCGTCATCCTGTCGCTCATGGGTGTCGCGGTGGTGCTGGTCTCGGGCTGCATCGATGCCGAAGAGGCCTTTGGCTATGTCGAGGGGCGGCTCCTGGCGCTCATCTTCGCGATGCTCGCGGTGGGCGCAGGGCTCGAGAACTCGGGCGCGGTGCGGATGATCGTCGACGCGGCGACGCCGCTGATGCAGGGGCTGCCGCCCTTCGCGCTGATCTTCGTCGTCTATTCGCTGACCTCGCTGATGACCGAGGTGGTAAGCAACAATGCCGTGGCGGTGATCCTGACGCCCATCGTCGTGGGCCTCGCGCTGTCGCTTGGCGTCGATCCGCGACCCTTCGTGGTGGCGGTGATGTTCGGTGCCTCGGCCAGTTTCGCCACGCCCATCGGCTACCAGACCAATACGCTGGTCTATGGCCCCGGCGGCTACCGCTTCACCGACTTCCTGCGCGTGGGTCTGCCGCTGAACCTTCTGATGATGGTGGCGATGAGCCTGCTGATCCCGCTGTTCTTCCCGTTCTGACTTGAGGCCGCGGGCTTGCGGCCCCCCGGGGCCGTGGGCTATAGGCGCCCCACATCAAAGGATCGGAGAGGGTCATGGCGGGCCATTCCAAATGGGCGAACATCCAGCATCGCAAGGGCAAGCAGGACAAGCTGCGCTCGAAGATGTTCTCGAAGCTGGCGAAGGAGATCACCGTCGCCGCCAAGATGGGTGACCCCGATCCCGACAAGAACCCGCGCCTGCGCCTTGCCGTGAAGGCGGCGAAGGCCGTGTCGATGCCCAAGGACGTGATCGAACGCGCGATCAAGAAGTCGCAGGGTGGCGATGCCGAGGATTACTCGGAAATCCGCTACGAGGGCTATGGCCCGAACGGCATCGCGATCATCGTCGAGACGATGACCGACAACGTGAACCGCACGGCCTCGAACGTGCGCAGCTACTTCACCAAGTTTGGCGGCAACCTCGGAACCACCGGCTCGGTCAGCTTCATGTTCGACCGGGTGGGCGAGATCACCTACAAGCCCGCCGCCGGCGATGCCGACACGGTGATGATGGCCGCGATCGAGGCCGGCGCGGACGATGTCGAATCGGACGAGGACGGCCACTGGATCTACTGCCCCGACACCAGCCTGAACGAGGTCAGCGAGGCGCTCGAGAAGGTTCTGGGTGAAAGCGAGGAAGCCAAGCTCGTCTGGAAGCCGCAGAACCGCACCAACGTCGACCTCGAGACCGCGACGAAGCTGATGAAGCTGATCGACGCGCTGGAAGAGGATGACGACGTGCAGACGGTCACCGCGAACTTCGACATCCCCGAGGACGTGGCGGCGAAGCTCGACGCCTGAGGGCGGAGGAGCGGGCGGGTCCGGCCGGGGGTCGGGCCCATCCTTGTGTCCCGCGCGACATGCGTTCGGCCGGTCCTCCGGTTCCGGGGCGATTTCCCGGCCGGTCGAGGCTATGGCGTGCCTGCACGCGCAGGGACCCCGGTAGCCCGGGCCGCGTCGCCGATACTCAGGGCCGCACGTTCCTGCACGCGCAGGTACGCCGGACCTGCCGGCCGGCCCCCGCGAAGGGCCGTCGACGGCGACCCGGCCCCGGCTGAACGGACCTTGCGGCGGCGGGACGGATCGGATTGACTGCCGGCCATGAGCGCCCATCCCGCCGATCCAAGCCGGACTCGCACGCTGGAGGGCGTGCTCTGGATGCTGGGGTCCGGCCTCAGCTTCGTGGGCGTGACGGGCATCGTCCGCTATCTCGGCCCCGAGATCCCGGCGGCGCAGGGCGCCTTCATCCGCTTTGCCTTCGGGGTGCTGTTCCTGCTGCCGACACTCCTGCCGGTGCTGCGGCAGGGATTCGCCCCGGGCACGCTGAGGCTCTATTCGTTGCGCGGCGCGTTCCATACCGCCGCCGTGATCTGCTGGTTCTACGCTATGGCGCGGATCCCGGTGGCCGAGGTGACGGCCATCGGCTACCTCAACCCGGTTCTCGTGACGGTCGGCGCGG
This portion of the Rhodobacter sp. CZR27 genome encodes:
- a CDS encoding SLC13 family permease, with the translated sequence MFGLELPDPLQAQAALAIVAGMLVLFVRETFPVEVTAVAGAALMLALGILPQDDALDVLSNPAPWTIAGLFILAGALVRTGTLDWVTQLAIRHVSERPVRTLAIMSVTVLGMSAFINNTPVVVVMIPVFMQIAREMKVAPSKIMIPLSYLSIFGGTITLIGTSTNLLVDGVAQESGLEAFSIFEITPLGLIMAALGVGYLWLFAGRLLPDRDSLGMMLTDRSRMKFFTEVAVPEGSALIGRRVEDVDLFRRESLRVIDVLRGDASLRRNLAEVTLEAGDRIVLRTPMSEVLSLQASREVRLVDKLSSVQTNVVEVLITPGCFMVGRSLGAMRLRRRYGVYVLAVHRRNQNIGRQLDDLVVQVGDTLLLEGASADIERLASDMQVVDIARPSERAYRRDRAPIVLGVLAAVVVLSALDIAPIVILSLMGVAVVLVSGCIDAEEAFGYVEGRLLALIFAMLAVGAGLENSGAVRMIVDAATPLMQGLPPFALIFVVYSLTSLMTEVVSNNAVAVILTPIVVGLALSLGVDPRPFVVAVMFGASASFATPIGYQTNTLVYGPGGYRFTDFLRVGLPLNLLMMVAMSLLIPLFFPF
- a CDS encoding YebC/PmpR family DNA-binding transcriptional regulator — protein: MAGHSKWANIQHRKGKQDKLRSKMFSKLAKEITVAAKMGDPDPDKNPRLRLAVKAAKAVSMPKDVIERAIKKSQGGDAEDYSEIRYEGYGPNGIAIIVETMTDNVNRTASNVRSYFTKFGGNLGTTGSVSFMFDRVGEITYKPAAGDADTVMMAAIEAGADDVESDEDGHWIYCPDTSLNEVSEALEKVLGESEEAKLVWKPQNRTNVDLETATKLMKLIDALEEDDDVQTVTANFDIPEDVAAKLDA